Part of the Dethiosulfovibrio faecalis genome, AGCCCGCCGCTACTGCGTTGGTGGATAAAGGAGCCTATATCGGCGCCGTCTTGGGAGGTGGAATCTGATGTTCGGAAGTCTTTTCACCGGTTTTGGCTATTGGGATTTCGGTAGCTGGCTACTGTTCTTCATACTGGCAGGAGCCATGACCACCTGGCTTCGTTCTCAAGGACGTCAGGACTACAAGAAGGGAACCGAGCAGGACCAGATCTATTTTTCCGGAAACGAACTTCCCGATTCGGAGGAGATAACGGTTCCGGCCAGCTCTTCCTACTGGGGGTTCCGGAAGGCTCTGAAACCCTATTACGACAAGCTGGTGGCCTTCCATTCAGGTCAGACGGTGACCTACGTCGGTTGGTTTCTCGTCACCACGGCCCTGTTGATGGTCCTGATCATCCTATAGGAGGGACTTAAATGAAGCTGGATACTATGCTGCAGGTTTTGCCGAAGTCCCTGTGGGTTTTCTCTACCAACACGGGATCCTGTAACGGGTGCGATATAGAGATAGTCTCCACGGTATCGCCCAGGTACGATATAGAGCGTTTCGGCATGAAGCTTACCGGGACGCCTCGTCACGCCGACGTCCTTTTGGTTACCGGTCCTGTGACCCGTTTCATGAAGGAGAAGCTGGAGCGCATATACGCTCAGATACCCGATCCGAAGGTAGTCATAGCTGTCGGAAACTGTGCCTGTTCCGGAGACGTCTACTTCAAGTCCTACAACCTGGTAGGGCCGGTGGACAGGATCATACCGGTGGATGTTTACGTCCACGGTTGTCCTCCCAGACCGGAGGCCATTATAGAGGGAGCTGCCAAGGCGGTCTTGAAGCTGGAGGCCAAGAGGGCGGAGCTCAGAAAGGCTGGTGCTTGATCCTATGGACTGCTTCATAGACAGAGAAAAGGTTGTAAAAACTCCACAGGAGCTGGCGGAGCATCTTCAAGGTGTTTTCGGAGACGACCTGTCCTACGTGGATCTGAGGGATTTTTCCGAGGGAAGCTCCGGTGAGGTCACCAGTAACCATCTATGGATGACCATCGGCAAGACTCGCCTTCTGGATTTCGTCGACGAGCTAGGAAAATTCGATTTTCCGAACTTTCACGTGGTCTCCGGAGACGACGATGGCGATCATATCTCCCTTTACTATCACTTCGACCTTTACAGAGCCGTAGAGAGAGGCGTCAGCCTTCACGTCACCGTGTGCGTCCATGTGCCGAAAGACGATCTCACCGTGGATTCGCTTTTCAGCCGTATTCCGGGGGTCGAGTACAGCGAGAGGGAGATTCAGGAGATGTTCGGTGTGGACCACATCGGTCTTCCCAACAAGGCCCTCGTCTTCTTGCCCGATGATTGGAACAGGGAAGTATTCCCATGGCGCAGGGACGAGACGGCTCCGGGCGAAGGCCTGGTAGAGGATCTCTCCTAGGAGGGCTACTATGAGCGAGACTAAAACCTACAAACTTCCCATCGGTCCGGTTCACGTAGGGTTGAAGGAACCCATCACCGCGTGGCTGGATATCGAGGGAGAGCACATAAAAGACGCGGTAATTCGTCCAGGAGCCATCCACCGAGGGGTGGAGTTCATGGCAAGGGAGAGAAACCCGATACAGGTGATATACCTGGCCGAGAGGGTCTGCGGTATCTGTTCCTTCAGCCACGCTATAGCTTTTGTTAAGGCCGTGGAGGATGCCGCCCAGATAGAGGTTCCTATCAGAGCCCAGTACATAAGGTCCATGGTTCTCGAGCTGGAGAGAATTCACTCTCACATCCTCTGGTCCGGGGTGGCCTGTTACACCATCGGTTTCGACAGCGCCTTCCATCTAGGGATGATGTTGAGAGAGAAGGTCATGGACGTTCTCGAGGCCCTTTCGGGGAACAGGGTAAACTATGCCGTCACCACCGTGGGCGGAGTCCGTTGGGATGTTACTCCGGCGGTGGAGAGAACGGTAATGGATATGATCCATTACTACAGAAACGAGTTCGCCTCCTTCTATGAGGCGGCGATAAACGATCCGGTGGTAAAGGCCCGTCTCAGAGATGTCGGGGTTCTTACCACCGAGCAGGCGATAAAATACTGCGCTTTGGGGCCTACCTCCCGAGGTAGCGGAGTCCGGGCCGACGTCCGTTGGTCCGCGCCATACGATGCTTACTGCGATATCCACGTCGAGCCGGTCGTGCCTCAGGATTACACCGGTGAGGTGCATGGTGACGTCTACGATCGCTTCCTCGTTAGGGTTTACGAGGTCCTTCAGTCGCTGGATATCCTCGAGAAAATAATGGAAGGTCTTCCCGAGGGACCTATAACCTTTGAGCCCAAGGTCAACAAGCTTCTCACCGTTCTCAAAAAGGCGGAAGGCGTCGGATACGGTTGTATCGAGGCCCCCAGAGGTGACGATAC contains:
- a CDS encoding hydrogenase; the protein is MFGSLFTGFGYWDFGSWLLFFILAGAMTTWLRSQGRQDYKKGTEQDQIYFSGNELPDSEEITVPASSSYWGFRKALKPYYDKLVAFHSGQTVTYVGWFLVTTALLMVLIIL
- a CDS encoding NADH-quinone oxidoreductase subunit B family protein, which encodes MKLDTMLQVLPKSLWVFSTNTGSCNGCDIEIVSTVSPRYDIERFGMKLTGTPRHADVLLVTGPVTRFMKEKLERIYAQIPDPKVVIAVGNCACSGDVYFKSYNLVGPVDRIIPVDVYVHGCPPRPEAIIEGAAKAVLKLEAKRAELRKAGA
- a CDS encoding NADH-quinone oxidoreductase subunit C, with protein sequence MLDPMDCFIDREKVVKTPQELAEHLQGVFGDDLSYVDLRDFSEGSSGEVTSNHLWMTIGKTRLLDFVDELGKFDFPNFHVVSGDDDGDHISLYYHFDLYRAVERGVSLHVTVCVHVPKDDLTVDSLFSRIPGVEYSEREIQEMFGVDHIGLPNKALVFLPDDWNREVFPWRRDETAPGEGLVEDLS
- a CDS encoding nickel-dependent hydrogenase large subunit, translated to MSETKTYKLPIGPVHVGLKEPITAWLDIEGEHIKDAVIRPGAIHRGVEFMARERNPIQVIYLAERVCGICSFSHAIAFVKAVEDAAQIEVPIRAQYIRSMVLELERIHSHILWSGVACYTIGFDSAFHLGMMLREKVMDVLEALSGNRVNYAVTTVGGVRWDVTPAVERTVMDMIHYYRNEFASFYEAAINDPVVKARLRDVGVLTTEQAIKYCALGPTSRGSGVRADVRWSAPYDAYCDIHVEPVVPQDYTGEVHGDVYDRFLVRVYEVLQSLDILEKIMEGLPEGPITFEPKVNKLLTVLKKAEGVGYGCIEAPRGDDTHAVGLKAQQENVQWWKVRAPTYSNAVSWPLMFKDNELADAPLIINSIDPCISCMERMVLSDTSSGTKSVVTKADLLKLCREKTDKTRRLMGA